In Acidobacteriota bacterium, a single genomic region encodes these proteins:
- a CDS encoding acetamidase/formamidase family protein yields MFDPGAEPALIVCQGETFIVETEDAHCGTITGPEVVYRTLEEALERIGGVNPVTGPIYVEGVRAGDCVEIEIGGVDGAPVSGFGYMTTTPTLHPDFRAETVICRRRGDQVEVPTVRGPVLIPYRPFVGTLGVAPAAEPIESFLQGAEIMGNVDLPEVTTGATVVIRANVDGALISLGDAHLAQGDAEIHRSAIESQADVEMTVRRRSPEEVAYSGLPQINTAAELGSVAPGPGHLEDLVRAAYDDLASRINLAYGFTLPDAYRLLGAVGTVRIGQVVPPLYSAMAKIERRFVQESEQ; encoded by the coding sequence GTGTTCGATCCCGGCGCGGAACCCGCGCTGATCGTCTGTCAGGGTGAGACCTTCATCGTCGAGACCGAGGATGCCCATTGCGGCACAATCACCGGACCCGAGGTTGTTTACCGGACGCTTGAGGAGGCGTTGGAGCGTATTGGTGGCGTGAATCCGGTTACGGGACCGATATACGTGGAAGGTGTGCGCGCTGGCGACTGCGTCGAGATCGAGATAGGTGGCGTCGATGGCGCACCTGTCTCCGGGTTCGGTTACATGACTACGACCCCGACGTTGCATCCTGATTTCAGAGCGGAGACGGTGATCTGTCGCCGCAGGGGCGACCAGGTCGAAGTTCCGACTGTCCGGGGTCCTGTGTTGATTCCATATCGACCATTCGTCGGGACCCTCGGGGTTGCGCCCGCCGCCGAACCGATCGAGTCCTTCCTCCAGGGCGCGGAAATCATGGGCAATGTGGATCTCCCGGAGGTGACAACCGGGGCGACGGTTGTCATCCGAGCCAACGTAGACGGTGCGCTGATCTCCCTCGGCGATGCTCACCTTGCCCAGGGTGATGCCGAGATTCACAGGTCTGCAATAGAGTCCCAGGCCGATGTCGAAATGACCGTCCGGAGACGGAGTCCTGAGGAGGTCGCCTACAGCGGCTTGCCGCAGATCAACACAGCCGCCGAGCTCGGAAGCGTGGCGCCCGGACCCGGCCACCTCGAGGACTTGGTGAGGGCGGCCTACGACGATCTTGCATCCCGGATCAACCTCGCCTATGGCTTCACATTGCCGGATGCGTATCGGCTGCTCGGCGCCGTTGGTACTGTGCGCATCGGGCAGGTGGTTCCCCCTTTGTACTCGGCCATGGCCAAGATTGAGCGACGGTTCGTTCAGGAAAGTGAGCAGTAA
- a CDS encoding SDR family oxidoreductase, with translation MSRRFEGKNVLVTGAGSGFGRRTAQRFAEEGANYLYLVDYNQERLDATAPTIEERGGKPVKICADLSEMENAANAVATALEVDPKIDVLVSNAAAWVNEDFIDMKDESWRRVLSVNLDAYYVLAQRAARAMRDTGGGVILFTASISSLGHGRGFTAYSVAKAGLVSLAKAIAVECAPYNIRANCVSPGPADTQQSVDLAGAELMAKWRREGFPVVPLNRLASDTDIANAFLYLASDEARYVTGINLVVDGGLTAQMYDVPKS, from the coding sequence GTGAGCCGTCGCTTCGAAGGAAAGAACGTCCTCGTCACGGGCGCCGGCAGCGGGTTCGGACGTCGCACCGCACAGCGGTTCGCCGAGGAGGGTGCTAACTACCTCTATCTTGTCGACTACAACCAGGAGCGACTCGACGCGACAGCTCCGACCATCGAAGAGAGGGGAGGAAAGCCGGTCAAGATCTGCGCCGACCTATCCGAAATGGAGAACGCGGCGAACGCCGTTGCCACTGCCCTTGAGGTCGACCCGAAGATCGACGTTCTGGTTTCGAATGCTGCCGCGTGGGTCAACGAGGACTTCATCGATATGAAGGACGAATCATGGCGGCGGGTTCTGTCGGTGAATCTCGATGCCTACTACGTGCTCGCCCAACGCGCCGCGCGCGCAATGCGGGATACCGGCGGCGGAGTCATTCTCTTCACCGCATCAATCAGTTCCCTTGGCCATGGCCGAGGTTTCACCGCGTACAGTGTGGCCAAGGCCGGCCTCGTATCTCTCGCAAAGGCAATCGCCGTCGAGTGTGCGCCGTACAACATCAGGGCGAATTGCGTGAGTCCGGGGCCCGCCGACACCCAGCAATCAGTCGACCTCGCCGGAGCAGAGTTGATGGCGAAATGGCGGCGGGAGGGATTCCCTGTGGTCCCGTTGAACCGGCTTGCATCCGATACCGACATTGCTAACGCCTTCCTCTACCTCGCTTCCGATGAAGCGAGGTACGTGACCGGAATCAACCTCGTGGTCGACGGGGGACTGACTGCGCAGATGTACGACGTCCCGAAAAGCTGA
- a CDS encoding EthD family reductase — protein MIKAIGTAYKRDDLTTEEFFDYWRETHAPISARAPGLRGYVVSEVIRKVQGELEAEAFVEQWFDDEEAFERASVSPEIAAAWEDVPRYAKTSGTFWIVKEHVIIPPPDRGPGLASTWKEWP, from the coding sequence ATGATCAAGGCCATCGGCACAGCATACAAGCGCGACGACCTCACCACGGAGGAGTTTTTCGACTACTGGAGAGAGACCCACGCTCCGATCTCAGCGAGAGCGCCGGGGCTCCGTGGCTATGTCGTCTCCGAGGTTATCCGCAAGGTCCAAGGCGAACTCGAAGCGGAGGCGTTCGTCGAGCAGTGGTTCGATGACGAAGAGGCGTTCGAACGGGCCAGCGTCTCACCTGAGATCGCGGCCGCATGGGAAGACGTACCTCGCTACGCCAAGACGTCGGGAACTTTCTGGATCGTCAAAGAACACGTCATTATACCGCCGCCCGACCGCGGGCCGGGTCTTGCCAGCACATGGAAGGAATGGCCGTGA
- a CDS encoding M20/M25/M40 family metallo-hydrolase, whose protein sequence is MASQFSGRVDRERVEDRLVRYVSTHSVNPALDGGRGEASLADVVEADLRALGFDPTREVVHPGGRDNVAVLLKGSTGAPVVMFHAHLDTVGLSGAATAEARVNNGLVFGRGACDTKGSLAAMVEAMALLAADDSRRASVLFVGGIDEEVGGTGARALVAAHPEIGLAVVGEPTGLEMAIAHKGVLRFEIATSGVAAHSSKPHLGVNAIHAMAKVLIALEEEYIPALGAVQHPLVGVGTFNVSAIEGGSGQNVVPATAVISVERRIVPGEDPDDLLAEFDVLLDGVRALGHRIERREFFLSTAALDTPPDHPVVKALGSAREAVLGEYGSPIGVTFGTDASFFDPAGIGCVIFGPGSIDQAHADEEWVGIEDTALAAEILAQTAVNLAG, encoded by the coding sequence ATGGCATCGCAGTTCTCTGGAAGAGTTGATCGGGAGCGAGTCGAAGACCGCCTGGTTCGTTACGTGAGTACGCACTCGGTAAACCCTGCGCTTGACGGTGGTCGCGGTGAAGCTTCACTGGCAGACGTAGTTGAGGCCGATCTCCGTGCTTTAGGGTTTGATCCGACCCGGGAGGTCGTGCACCCTGGTGGTCGGGACAATGTGGCCGTTCTGCTCAAGGGTTCGACCGGAGCGCCGGTGGTGATGTTCCACGCCCATCTGGACACCGTGGGCCTTTCGGGTGCCGCCACAGCCGAAGCACGGGTTAACAATGGCTTGGTCTTTGGTCGCGGTGCCTGTGACACGAAAGGATCTCTCGCCGCGATGGTGGAGGCGATGGCGCTCCTCGCCGCTGATGATTCACGTCGCGCTTCGGTGCTCTTCGTCGGCGGCATTGACGAGGAAGTCGGCGGCACCGGAGCGAGGGCATTGGTTGCCGCCCATCCAGAAATAGGCCTGGCTGTGGTCGGCGAACCGACCGGTCTTGAGATGGCGATCGCCCACAAGGGGGTGCTCCGTTTCGAGATAGCAACCTCCGGTGTAGCGGCCCACTCGTCGAAACCGCATCTCGGCGTCAACGCCATTCATGCAATGGCGAAAGTGCTCATCGCCCTCGAGGAGGAGTACATTCCCGCGCTTGGCGCCGTCCAGCACCCGCTTGTTGGAGTCGGGACGTTCAATGTTTCGGCAATCGAAGGGGGGAGCGGCCAAAACGTGGTGCCGGCCACCGCGGTTATAAGCGTGGAACGGCGCATCGTCCCTGGCGAGGATCCTGACGACCTGCTCGCCGAGTTCGATGTGCTGCTCGATGGAGTGCGCGCATTGGGTCATAGGATCGAGCGCCGCGAGTTCTTTTTATCGACGGCGGCACTCGACACGCCCCCCGACCATCCCGTTGTCAAGGCGCTCGGCAGCGCCCGCGAGGCCGTGCTCGGCGAGTACGGGTCACCGATTGGAGTCACCTTCGGGACTGATGCCTCGTTCTTCGATCCCGCGGGCATTGGTTGCGTGATCTTCGGCCCGGGCAGCATCGACCAGGCCCATGCCGATGAGGAGTGGGTTGGGATCGAAGACACGGCGCTCGCCGCCGAAATCCTCGCCCAAACTGCGGTGAACCTGGCGGGCTGA
- a CDS encoding amidohydrolase, giving the protein MDVVDAHLHLFKSVSDEYPRDVFEGMTPPEREERVEDFLEAMDAAGVDRAIVVPLSKHDRYLGDILRADPGKFVGIGVFDVEDNDPIPQIIRRADSIGMQGFRFYGFNGQPGSDPSSLAAFPALEVMQERGLKVWFYGSPVQVALLDGVMELLPDLKVVLNHLGFCPDMEMELTIDEDRRPRFTIPLPPDSLELIEKVAAKHSNLYIHVAGQYAFTNTPYPYPDIQEVVSRVYAAFGADRMLMASDWPWIQSNPGYEQVIALVDHYLPNLSTDERDAVRGGTAMSLFHF; this is encoded by the coding sequence ATGGATGTTGTAGATGCTCATCTCCATCTCTTCAAGAGTGTCAGCGACGAGTACCCCCGTGACGTATTCGAGGGTATGACTCCTCCCGAGCGCGAGGAACGGGTTGAGGACTTTCTTGAGGCGATGGACGCTGCCGGCGTGGACCGAGCTATCGTGGTTCCGCTCTCGAAACATGACCGATACCTGGGTGATATCCTCCGGGCCGATCCCGGCAAATTCGTCGGGATCGGCGTCTTCGATGTCGAGGATAACGACCCGATTCCTCAAATCATCCGTCGCGCAGACTCGATCGGGATGCAAGGATTTCGGTTCTACGGTTTCAACGGACAGCCCGGCTCCGACCCGAGCTCACTTGCAGCCTTCCCGGCGCTGGAGGTGATGCAGGAAAGGGGTCTGAAAGTGTGGTTCTACGGGTCACCGGTCCAGGTCGCGTTGCTTGACGGCGTAATGGAGCTCCTTCCCGACCTTAAGGTGGTACTCAACCATCTCGGCTTCTGCCCTGACATGGAGATGGAACTCACAATCGACGAGGACCGCAGACCGCGGTTCACCATCCCCCTACCTCCCGACTCGCTTGAACTCATCGAGAAGGTCGCTGCTAAGCACTCGAACCTGTACATACATGTGGCAGGTCAGTACGCCTTCACCAATACACCGTACCCCTATCCGGACATCCAGGAAGTTGTGAGCCGGGTCTACGCTGCATTTGGCGCCGATCGCATGTTGATGGCATCGGACTGGCCGTGGATCCAGAGCAACCCTGGTTACGAGCAGGTAATCGCGCTCGTTGACCACTATTTGCCGAACCTATCAACTGACGAGCGCGACGCAGTACGAGGTGGGACGGCTATGTCGCTTTTCCACTTCTAG
- a CDS encoding aminotransferase class I/II-fold pyridoxal phosphate-dependent enzyme: MRTSAAIESLPRSGIREIMELAWSVPDAIHLEVGEPNFPTPDHICEAAAAAAAVGFTKYTPNAGIEPLREVLAEKVQRRNGIDVAREQIVVTPGAVAGIYSSLAALVDPGSEVLLGDPSWPNYSLMMRLLGITPVHFPVHPEQGMVPRAADIESMITERTRAIILNSPANPSGAITPPEVLRELMELARAHDLWVLSDEVYDEMWFDGPPASAAPLDTDGRVITFFSLSKTYAMTGWRVGYLVAPPTVVASIVKAQEPITSCVNAPAQKAAIAAITGSQACVDDMRAAYHERRDLVMNLLDKQTVPYVRPNGAFYLMADISGSGMSDIGFCRRLVSDKGVAVVPGTAFGPNSGTFVRISLATATDQLLEGVGRMADAVVEWGSDH; the protein is encoded by the coding sequence ATGAGAACGTCCGCCGCTATCGAGTCACTTCCCCGATCCGGTATCAGAGAAATCATGGAGCTAGCGTGGAGCGTTCCCGACGCCATTCATCTTGAGGTAGGTGAACCCAACTTTCCAACGCCGGACCATATCTGTGAGGCAGCAGCGGCCGCCGCCGCTGTCGGGTTCACCAAATACACCCCAAATGCCGGAATTGAGCCGCTCCGGGAGGTTCTGGCTGAGAAAGTCCAGCGGCGGAATGGAATCGATGTGGCGCGTGAGCAGATTGTCGTGACACCGGGTGCGGTGGCTGGAATCTACAGCTCCCTCGCTGCATTGGTGGATCCCGGGTCCGAAGTACTGCTCGGCGATCCCAGCTGGCCCAACTACAGCTTGATGATGCGGCTCTTGGGGATAACCCCGGTGCACTTTCCTGTGCATCCAGAGCAAGGCATGGTGCCGCGAGCTGCTGACATTGAGTCAATGATTACGGAACGTACTAGGGCGATCATCCTCAACTCGCCAGCGAACCCTTCCGGAGCGATTACGCCGCCGGAGGTACTCCGTGAACTCATGGAGTTGGCTCGTGCTCACGACTTATGGGTGCTCTCCGACGAGGTGTACGACGAGATGTGGTTCGACGGCCCTCCTGCGTCGGCGGCGCCGCTCGACACGGATGGTCGGGTCATTACATTCTTCAGCCTGTCGAAGACGTATGCGATGACCGGCTGGCGGGTCGGTTACCTCGTGGCGCCGCCGACGGTCGTTGCATCAATCGTTAAGGCACAGGAACCCATTACCTCGTGCGTCAATGCTCCTGCTCAGAAGGCGGCAATCGCGGCGATCACGGGTTCACAGGCCTGCGTGGACGACATGCGGGCTGCCTATCACGAGCGGCGCGACCTCGTGATGAACCTCCTTGACAAGCAGACGGTGCCGTATGTTCGGCCAAATGGGGCGTTTTACCTGATGGCGGACATCAGCGGTTCCGGGATGTCAGATATCGGCTTTTGTCGGCGCCTGGTGAGCGACAAGGGAGTCGCAGTTGTTCCAGGGACCGCGTTCGGCCCCAACTCAGGAACGTTCGTTCGCATCTCGCTCGCTACCGCGACCGATCAGCTACTTGAGGGGGTGGGTCGCATGGCTGACGCCGTTGTCGAGTGGGGATCTGACCACTGA
- a CDS encoding alpha/beta hydrolase has product MTPSPIPIAIGLRNGVTLRGHEWSVDGPPVVFVHDLGHDLDAWGQTTSTVARSGFRVISLELRGHGLSDGDPDPSAALEDLRLMLSEVVPSFGPVGLVSYGSSSEALLSLDGEDGAPVQVIISPKQLDPDGFDRAGAKRAVRLVIGGSLDEEAQAFLGKTYLNMLGEKLWVSVATAKHGPALLIDQPSSLEHLTIFLRRYLTGYHLSWIKEHDGLIRAAAESRGPDNEPASQKEE; this is encoded by the coding sequence ATGACACCGAGTCCTATTCCGATCGCCATAGGACTTCGTAATGGCGTGACGTTGCGGGGCCATGAATGGTCCGTCGACGGCCCCCCGGTCGTGTTCGTTCACGATCTTGGCCACGACCTGGATGCATGGGGCCAAACCACATCGACGGTAGCGCGCAGCGGGTTTCGCGTTATCAGCCTGGAGTTACGAGGACACGGGCTCTCCGACGGCGATCCTGATCCATCGGCGGCTCTGGAGGATCTGAGACTCATGCTCTCCGAAGTCGTTCCATCGTTCGGTCCAGTGGGGTTGGTGTCATACGGGTCGTCGTCGGAGGCTCTCCTCTCCCTCGACGGCGAAGACGGGGCCCCGGTGCAGGTGATCATCTCTCCCAAGCAGCTCGATCCCGACGGATTCGACCGGGCGGGGGCGAAGCGCGCCGTGCGCCTCGTCATCGGAGGATCGCTGGACGAGGAGGCTCAAGCATTCTTGGGGAAGACCTATCTCAACATGCTCGGCGAGAAGCTTTGGGTATCGGTAGCCACCGCTAAACATGGACCCGCCCTCCTGATCGATCAACCCAGCTCGCTCGAGCATCTGACGATATTTCTTCGTCGCTACCTCACCGGATATCATCTTTCGTGGATCAAGGAACACGACGGCCTAATACGCGCTGCGGCGGAATCTCGCGGTCCAGACAACGAGCCAGCAAGCCAGAAAGAGGAGTAG
- a CDS encoding ABC transporter permease has protein sequence MKRIAGRTVYTLIVLILSSVAVFYAIRLSGGDATSARLPASASAEDRENFREVLGLNDPVYEQYFRYMGRVLTGDPGNSLTNNARISSMLAVHGKNSLILGAAAFFLVFTIGIPLGILASIRRNSWWDGGIMTFSVAGMAVPNFWLALLAVWMFASVLGWFPSAGCCGPKHLVLPATVLAMEGIALTVRMTRSAMLETLNQDFVRTLRAGGLSEMRVVSKHVLRNALVPIVSLAGLRIGQIIGYSLVVETIFGWPGIGQVLVNAVLRRDYPVAQFFSLILITIVVLSNWLADVGYTIVNPRMRKT, from the coding sequence ATGAAGCGGATTGCAGGTCGGACCGTCTACACGCTCATCGTGCTCATCCTGTCGTCCGTCGCGGTGTTCTACGCGATTCGGCTGTCCGGTGGCGACGCAACTTCAGCGCGACTCCCAGCCTCAGCCAGCGCTGAGGATCGTGAGAACTTCCGCGAGGTACTTGGACTCAACGACCCGGTCTACGAACAGTACTTCCGATACATGGGGCGTGTGCTGACAGGCGATCCTGGCAACTCGCTCACCAACAACGCTCGGATCAGCTCGATGCTTGCGGTCCACGGCAAGAACAGCCTGATTCTGGGTGCGGCTGCGTTCTTCCTCGTGTTCACGATCGGGATTCCGTTGGGAATTCTCGCATCGATACGACGCAACTCGTGGTGGGACGGTGGGATCATGACGTTCTCCGTGGCGGGCATGGCTGTGCCCAATTTCTGGCTCGCCCTCCTCGCGGTCTGGATGTTTGCCTCAGTCCTGGGCTGGTTCCCGTCGGCCGGCTGTTGTGGACCCAAGCATCTTGTTCTTCCTGCGACCGTGCTTGCCATGGAAGGCATCGCGCTCACTGTGCGTATGACCCGCTCAGCCATGCTTGAGACCCTCAACCAGGATTTCGTGCGCACGCTGCGCGCAGGGGGGCTATCGGAGATGCGTGTCGTCAGCAAGCATGTCCTCAGGAACGCACTGGTCCCAATTGTGTCGCTCGCTGGGTTGCGCATCGGACAGATTATCGGATATTCACTGGTCGTAGAGACGATTTTCGGGTGGCCGGGTATCGGCCAGGTTCTCGTTAATGCGGTGCTCCGGCGCGACTACCCCGTCGCCCAGTTCTTCTCGCTCATACTCATCACCATTGTCGTGTTGAGCAATTGGCTTGCCGACGTCGGCTACACGATCGTCAATCCCCGAATGAGAAAAACCTGA
- a CDS encoding ABC transporter permease yields the protein MSERRVAQRSARGGCSLVAEGTSTHLDDWNRRLAEYEESQHLGGRRRVLSAMRSNKLLLLGGTLGLVVLTAGVLGPWISGVDYTAQDFQNTHLPPGSEGHILGTDGLGRDIAVRLFMGLRVSLIVAAGVTALALVAGIMLGMASGFLGGWVDRSIRGVVDFVWGFPLILVAVLFAGGLGEGLFPVILAVGLVNTAAIARVVRGEVLALSEQEFIEAANAGGLSTFRIMWRHLFPNILAAAFVLASYYVAVAIIAEAALSFIGLGAQPPTPSLGQMVAEGRNFLRLNHWESTLPGMTIVILVLSASLIGDGLRDVFDPRLRHDANRIDEE from the coding sequence ATGTCTGAGCGCAGGGTTGCTCAACGCTCAGCGAGAGGAGGATGCTCGTTGGTAGCCGAGGGAACGTCCACACACCTCGACGACTGGAACCGGCGGCTCGCAGAATACGAGGAGAGCCAGCACCTCGGCGGGCGGAGGCGGGTACTGTCGGCGATGCGCAGCAACAAGCTGCTCCTACTCGGCGGCACGCTCGGCCTCGTCGTACTCACTGCCGGCGTTCTTGGCCCGTGGATCTCTGGCGTCGACTACACGGCCCAAGACTTCCAAAACACCCATCTCCCGCCAGGGAGCGAAGGTCACATCCTCGGTACTGACGGTCTCGGACGGGACATCGCCGTCCGACTTTTCATGGGCCTCCGAGTCAGCCTCATCGTAGCTGCAGGTGTCACTGCGTTGGCTCTTGTCGCCGGAATCATGCTCGGGATGGCGAGTGGCTTCTTAGGCGGCTGGGTTGACCGTAGCATCCGCGGCGTCGTTGACTTCGTCTGGGGCTTTCCACTGATCCTCGTTGCAGTGCTCTTCGCCGGGGGCCTGGGAGAAGGGTTATTCCCGGTGATCCTGGCGGTGGGATTGGTCAACACCGCGGCGATCGCCCGCGTGGTGCGTGGCGAGGTGCTCGCGCTGTCCGAACAAGAGTTCATCGAAGCCGCCAACGCCGGCGGCCTTTCCACGTTCCGTATCATGTGGCGCCATCTTTTCCCGAACATCCTCGCCGCGGCTTTCGTCCTGGCCTCCTACTACGTCGCCGTCGCCATCATCGCCGAGGCCGCTCTCTCGTTCATCGGCCTCGGAGCGCAACCGCCAACTCCGAGCCTGGGCCAAATGGTCGCCGAGGGGCGGAACTTTCTCCGTCTCAATCACTGGGAATCGACCCTTCCCGGCATGACTATCGTCATCCTTGTGCTTTCAGCAAGCCTGATCGGCGATGGCCTCCGCGATGTCTTTGACCCACGACTCCGCCACGATGCCAACAGAATCGACGAAGAATGA
- a CDS encoding NAD(P)-dependent oxidoreductase, with translation MSDERFLVTGSGGCIGAWAVAALVREGTAVVAFDVSDDDHRLRLVLDDAELAGLVARRGDIRDPATVEQVVEEEGITHILHLAALQIPFCQADPVLGSQVNVTGTVNVFEAARRSDGRVRGVSYASSVAVFGPAAMYAGGVAGDDSVLAPTTLYGAFKQANEWTARMYAADWGVGSVGLRPCIVYGPGRDQGLTSAPTKAMIAAAVGKPSHIPFGGSSTFQHAADVAACFVAAARLELDSAAVHNMSGPSATIAEVAAMITEAVPGAVVSFDDDPLPLPDEIDGSGIDRLLDSTSQHRPLAEGIAGCIADLSRLIDAGLVGGSA, from the coding sequence ATGAGCGACGAGCGGTTCCTTGTAACCGGGTCGGGCGGCTGCATCGGAGCCTGGGCGGTAGCCGCACTAGTCCGAGAGGGCACGGCCGTTGTCGCGTTTGACGTGAGTGATGACGACCACCGTCTTCGTCTCGTGCTCGATGACGCAGAACTGGCTGGCCTGGTCGCACGACGCGGCGATATCCGCGATCCTGCCACGGTGGAGCAGGTAGTCGAGGAGGAGGGAATCACCCACATCCTCCACCTTGCCGCCCTCCAGATACCGTTCTGCCAGGCAGACCCGGTTCTGGGATCACAGGTCAATGTTACAGGCACTGTCAACGTGTTTGAGGCGGCTCGTCGTAGCGATGGTCGCGTGCGAGGTGTCAGCTATGCGAGTTCGGTTGCCGTCTTTGGCCCGGCAGCCATGTACGCCGGGGGTGTAGCCGGGGATGACTCGGTCTTGGCCCCAACAACGCTCTACGGAGCGTTCAAGCAAGCAAACGAATGGACCGCGAGGATGTACGCTGCCGACTGGGGCGTCGGCTCAGTCGGGCTTCGACCTTGTATCGTCTATGGTCCGGGCCGCGACCAGGGACTCACGTCGGCGCCCACTAAGGCGATGATCGCCGCAGCCGTCGGCAAGCCATCCCACATCCCTTTCGGTGGGAGTTCGACGTTCCAACACGCCGCGGACGTTGCGGCTTGTTTCGTTGCAGCGGCGCGGCTGGAACTCGACTCGGCGGCAGTGCACAACATGAGCGGCCCATCCGCAACGATTGCTGAGGTGGCCGCGATGATAACGGAGGCCGTTCCCGGTGCGGTCGTGTCCTTCGACGACGACCCGTTGCCGCTCCCGGATGAGATTGATGGGTCCGGTATCGACCGGCTGCTCGACAGCACGTCGCAGCACCGCCCCCTTGCCGAGGGCATCGCCGGCTGTATCGCTGACTTATCTCGCCTCATCGATGCGGGCCTCGTTGGAGGCTCTGCGTAA
- a CDS encoding ABC transporter ATP-binding protein codes for MTHIVSTGEVPPATTNADNRPILAIRDLSTSISTVGRTFDIVRRVNLELRQHEILCLIGESGCGKTITALSVMRLLPTPPVKVREGQIIYRGHDLLRLSDKAMRKIRANSISMIFQDPLTSLDPMFTVGSLLTEVIRSHRDVDRATATDMSIAILHEVGFPDPARRLSSYAHELSGGMRQRVVIALALVLSPDVLIADEPTAALDVTVQAQILDKLLKEQQERNMSILLITHDLAVVAAVGDRMAVMYAGEIVEQGPVEELFEDPKHPYTQGLLRALPRASVKKENLIPIPGVVPPPQMMPPGCHFAPRCPHALSLCWEAHPELETIHGRSFRCFNPQVFEPSR; via the coding sequence ATGACCCATATCGTCTCCACCGGAGAAGTTCCGCCAGCCACCACAAATGCTGACAATCGTCCGATCCTCGCGATTCGCGACTTAAGTACCTCCATTTCAACGGTCGGGCGCACGTTCGACATCGTACGCCGCGTGAATCTTGAACTGAGACAGCACGAGATCCTCTGCCTCATCGGAGAAAGCGGATGCGGTAAGACCATCACTGCCCTGTCGGTCATGCGCCTTCTTCCAACTCCGCCGGTCAAGGTTCGCGAGGGTCAAATCATCTACCGGGGCCATGACCTGCTCAGATTATCTGACAAGGCAATGCGCAAGATTCGGGCGAACAGTATCTCGATGATCTTCCAGGATCCGCTGACGTCGCTCGATCCGATGTTCACCGTCGGCTCCTTGCTGACAGAGGTCATCCGCTCCCATCGCGATGTCGACCGGGCGACCGCAACAGACATGAGTATCGCCATCCTGCACGAAGTAGGGTTCCCAGATCCCGCGCGTCGACTCTCGTCCTATGCGCACGAGCTCTCCGGTGGCATGCGCCAGCGGGTGGTCATCGCGCTTGCACTGGTGCTCAGCCCGGACGTCCTAATCGCCGATGAACCCACCGCTGCGCTCGACGTGACGGTCCAGGCCCAGATCCTCGACAAGCTCCTCAAGGAGCAACAGGAACGCAACATGTCGATACTGCTTATCACCCACGACCTTGCCGTCGTAGCCGCGGTCGGTGACCGGATGGCCGTGATGTACGCAGGCGAGATCGTGGAGCAAGGTCCGGTCGAAGAGCTATTCGAGGATCCGAAGCATCCGTACACTCAGGGTCTCCTGCGAGCACTTCCCCGCGCGAGCGTCAAGAAGGAGAATCTTATCCCGATTCCCGGCGTTGTGCCTCCGCCACAGATGATGCCCCCCGGTTGCCATTTCGCGCCGCGATGCCCGCACGCACTATCCCTGTGTTGGGAAGCACATCCCGAACTCGAAACGATTCACGGTCGCAGCTTCCGCTGCTTCAACCCTCAAGTCTTTGAGCCCTCCCGATGA